The following coding sequences lie in one Rutidosis leptorrhynchoides isolate AG116_Rl617_1_P2 chromosome 4, CSIRO_AGI_Rlap_v1, whole genome shotgun sequence genomic window:
- the LOC139844948 gene encoding carbon catabolite repressor protein 4 homolog 5: protein MAADAGGCSTSRRKRKLQTQPNHSPIITTSNSNKHGDFKKRRRKKFHDRRKWVFSNRSVSDSDSSSYKDKFVFVSYNILGVENAANHKDLYVNVLPKFMNWEHRRKVIRNEIARYNPSILCFQEVDRFDDLNSILQKDGFIGVYQARTGEACDGCAIFWKDESFSLLHEENIEFKRFGLRDNVAQFCVLEMNPKDIDDSENLKAEPSRRIVVGNIHVLFNPSRGDIKLGQVRLYLAKAHGLSQTWGKIPVILGGDFNSMPQSAMYEFIASSELDIQHHQRKNISGQICPLDYPRVQFRSNYFSRWSKQELMLATGTESTYLSHNLNLKSAYHEVPASRLTRDSHGEPLATSFHSRFMGTVDFIWHTEDLVPVKVLETLPLGILKKTGGLPSKIWGSDHLALVCELAFAGDSCET from the exons ATGGCAGCAGATGCCGGTGGTTGTTCAACCAGCAGAAGGAAACGAAAATTACAAACTCAACCTAATCACTCACCTATTATTACTACTTCTAATTCCAATAAACACGGTGACTTTAAAAAAAGACGAAGAAAAAAGTTTCACGATAGACGCAAATGGGTTTTTTCAAATCGAAGTGTTAGCGATAGTGATTCATCATCTTATAAAG ATAAGTTTGTGTTTGTATCATATAATATATTGGGCGTTGAAAATGCTGCTAATCATAAGGATTTGTATGTTAATGTGCTTCCAAAGTTTATGAATTGGGAGCATAGAAGAAAGGTTATACGCAATGAGATTGCTCGCTACAACCCTAGCATTTTGTGTTTTCAG GAGGTTGATCGCTTTGATGATTTGAATAGCATTTTACAAAAGGATGGATTTATAGGAGTTTACCAG GCTCGTACTGGGGAAGCATGTGATGGTTGTGCTATATTTTGGAAAGACGAATC ATTTTCACTTTTGCATGAGGAGAATATCGAGTTTAAGCGGTTTGGTCTTCGTGACAATGTTGCTCAATTTTGTGTTCTGGAG ATGAACCCGAAAGATATTGATGACAGTGAAAATCTGAA GGCAGAACCTTCTCGAAGAATAGTGGTTGGAAATATACATGTTCTTTTTAACCCAAGTCGTGGAGATATTAAGTTGGGTCAG GTTCGTCTATATCTAGCCAAGGCTCATGGACTTTCACAAACGTGGGGCAAAATACCTGTTATATTAGGTGGGGATTTCAACAGTATGCCTCAG AGTGCAATGTACGAGTTCATAGCGTCGTCCGAG TTGGACATTCAACACCATCAACGGAAAAATATATCTGGGCAGATATGTCCGTTAGATTACCCGAGAGTTCAATTTCGAAGTAACTATTTTTCTAG GTGGAGTAAACAAGAACTAATGCTTGCAACTGGAACTGAGTCTACATACCTTAGTCACAATTTAAATCTGAAAAGTGCATACCATGAAGTTCCA GCGAGCCGTTTGACTAGAGATAGTCATGGAGAACCCTTGGCGACATCCTTTCATTCAAGATTCATGGGCACTGTTGATTTTATTTG GCACACCGAGGACCTTGTCCCTGTTAAAGTTCTGGAAACGTTGCCACTTGGAATTTTGAAGAAAACAGGAGGGCTCCCGAGTAAG ATATGGGGAAGTGATCATCTTGCTCTTGTGTGTGAACTGGCTTTTGCTGGCGATTCTTGTGAAACATGA